A window of the bacterium genome harbors these coding sequences:
- a CDS encoding ABC transporter ATP-binding protein codes for MLSADIDSVVLRVEDKNQLVLKNIKFDITKGEIYSILGKNGSGKSTLIKSLTSLLPDNLYEINGNVLFGTTNLLETTEESLREIRKNKIRYVFQDAANSLDPLKKIKYYFELTNVSPLKIEELLIYFSLPSYKKLSALYPYELSGGMAQRLLIVLALLANPDLLILDEPTSGVDYAVMNLILLKLKNFVRDNDKSVLVVTQDINFAIKSSDFIAYLSEGNLSKFFTPSELMNSPDEKVKNFIESFKELDNVSA; via the coding sequence ATGTTAAGTGCAGACATTGACTCTGTGGTACTTCGTGTTGAAGATAAAAATCAACTTGTCCTAAAGAACATAAAGTTTGATATTACCAAAGGTGAAATCTATTCTATCCTCGGTAAGAATGGCTCCGGCAAATCAACCCTCATTAAATCTCTAACTTCTCTCCTGCCGGATAATCTTTATGAAATTAATGGCAATGTTTTATTTGGTACAACAAATTTACTGGAGACAACAGAAGAGAGTTTAAGGGAAATTAGAAAGAATAAAATCCGTTACGTTTTTCAGGATGCGGCGAACAGTCTCGATCCGTTGAAGAAAATCAAATATTACTTTGAGCTTACAAATGTAAGTCCTCTCAAAATCGAAGAGCTGCTGATATATTTTTCACTGCCTTCATATAAAAAATTATCCGCGCTTTACCCTTATGAACTGAGCGGCGGAATGGCACAAAGACTTTTGATTGTTCTTGCCCTTCTCGCAAATCCCGATCTTCTGATTCTCGATGAACCGACATCAGGGGTAGATTATGCTGTTATGAATCTTATCTTGTTAAAATTGAAAAACTTTGTTCGTGATAATGATAAATCCGTTTTGGTAGTTACTCAGGATATTAACTTTGCAATTAAGTCATCTGATTTTATTGCATATTTATCCGAAGGTAATCTCTCAAAATTTTTTACTCCGTCTGAATTGATGAACTCACCGGATGAAAAAGTAAAAAACTTTATTGAATCATTCAAAGAGTTGGACAATGTCTCTGCTTAA
- a CDS encoding ATP-binding cassette domain-containing protein, whose amino-acid sequence MSLLKVENISYSVTVKEESKKQFDILQNVSFEVEVGEILGICGESGGGKSTLAKVIARLIKPDNGKVTLNSESVKRKSSPIQILFQNHGEVLNPFRKIQNVIDEALIISGIDKSNLQIEREKVLSSVGFSKGLYERRGMELSGGEQQRAALARLLAVKPVLLILDEPFSAQDVESQLNLVKLFKYLNKEFDLTMICISHDLRILRNLANRVIIIKDGEIVESGITKEVFNNPQKIYTKFLLSAESLELTYEEIKSLSKN is encoded by the coding sequence ATGTCTCTGCTTAAAGTTGAAAATATTTCTTACTCCGTGACTGTAAAAGAGGAATCGAAGAAACAGTTCGATATTCTTCAAAATGTTTCTTTTGAAGTTGAAGTCGGAGAAATTTTGGGAATATGTGGCGAATCCGGTGGAGGAAAATCAACTCTTGCAAAAGTTATTGCTAGACTAATCAAACCTGACAATGGAAAAGTTACTTTAAATTCAGAATCAGTGAAAAGAAAAAGCAGTCCGATTCAAATTCTGTTTCAAAATCATGGCGAGGTGTTAAATCCTTTTAGGAAAATCCAGAATGTAATCGACGAAGCTTTAATCATTTCCGGAATTGATAAGAGTAATCTGCAAATCGAACGAGAAAAAGTTCTTAGTTCTGTAGGATTCTCAAAAGGATTGTATGAACGAAGAGGAATGGAACTTAGCGGTGGTGAACAGCAAAGAGCAGCCTTAGCCAGATTGCTTGCAGTAAAGCCTGTTTTACTTATTCTTGATGAACCATTTTCTGCGCAGGATGTTGAGTCGCAGCTAAATCTTGTTAAACTTTTTAAATATCTGAATAAAGAATTTGATCTAACTATGATCTGTATCAGTCACGATTTAAGAATTCTCAGAAATCTTGCAAACAGAGTTATCATCATAAAGGATGGTGAAATTGTAGAGAGCGGAATTACAAAAGAAGTTTTCAATAATCCGCAAAAAATTTATACAAAATTTCTTTTATCGGCCGAATCATTAGAACTCACCTACGAAGAAATTAAATCCTTAAGTAAAAATTGA
- the ybaK gene encoding Cys-tRNA(Pro) deacylase, translating to MKSQKTNAVRLLESGSIPHSTLAYDVDESDLSGITVANKIGVEPEKVFKTLVTRGEKTGINVFCIPVTEELNLKKAAVACGDKKIEMIKEKELLPLTGYIKGGCSPIGMKKYYPTFIDETAQLFEEISISAGIRGMQIMIKPDDLKKIVKGQFSDLI from the coding sequence TTGAAATCTCAAAAAACTAACGCAGTCCGATTGCTCGAATCCGGCAGCATTCCACATTCAACTTTGGCTTACGATGTTGATGAAAGTGATTTAAGCGGAATTACCGTTGCAAATAAAATTGGAGTTGAACCGGAAAAAGTTTTTAAAACTCTCGTGACAAGAGGAGAGAAAACCGGGATTAATGTTTTCTGCATTCCTGTAACAGAAGAATTAAATCTGAAAAAAGCTGCCGTTGCATGCGGTGATAAAAAAATCGAAATGATAAAAGAAAAAGAATTACTTCCGCTAACCGGTTACATAAAAGGCGGTTGTTCACCAATTGGTATGAAAAAGTATTATCCAACTTTCATTGATGAGACGGCACAGCTATTTGAAGAGATCTCAATTAGTGCTGGCATCAGAGGGATGCAGATCATGATTAAGCCAGATGATCTTAAAAAAATCGTGAAAGGCCAATTCTCGGATTTAATTTGA
- a CDS encoding TerC family protein has product MEWITQPESLIALLTLTVLEIVLGIDNIIFISILSGKLPKEQQSKARLTGLALAMITRILLLFSIVWIMKLTLPLFTVMSQEISGRDLILIGGGLFLIAKSTFEIHDKLEGEEGHRSAKVAKSFASVITQIILLDIVFSLDSVITAVGMANNIMIMILAVVIAVGVMMVSAKGISDFVEKHPTVKMLALAFLLLIGVSLIAEGLEQHIPKGYIYFAMAFSVFVEMLNLKMKSKRRNPVELRNRFAKEN; this is encoded by the coding sequence TTGGAATGGATTACACAACCTGAGTCATTGATTGCACTGTTAACTTTAACAGTTCTGGAAATCGTTCTCGGCATCGATAATATAATTTTTATTTCAATACTGTCAGGCAAACTGCCGAAAGAACAGCAGAGTAAGGCAAGACTGACAGGTCTGGCACTTGCGATGATCACAAGAATTCTACTGCTTTTCTCAATCGTTTGGATAATGAAATTAACACTGCCTCTCTTTACGGTTATGAGTCAGGAAATCAGTGGAAGAGATTTGATATTAATTGGCGGCGGATTATTCCTGATCGCAAAAAGCACATTTGAAATTCACGACAAGCTGGAAGGAGAAGAAGGTCACAGGTCTGCAAAGGTTGCGAAATCTTTTGCAAGTGTAATCACGCAAATAATACTGCTGGATATTGTATTTTCACTCGACTCAGTCATTACGGCTGTCGGAATGGCTAACAATATCATGATAATGATTCTTGCAGTTGTGATAGCTGTCGGAGTAATGATGGTTTCAGCGAAAGGAATAAGCGATTTTGTAGAGAAACATCCAACTGTTAAAATGCTTGCACTTGCTTTTCTATTATTAATAGGTGTTTCATTAATTGCAGAAGGACTTGAACAACACATCCCAAAAGGCTATATCTATTTTGCAATGGCATTCTCGGTGTTTGTTGAAATGCTTAATCTGAAAATGAAAAGTAAAAGAAGAAATCCCGTTGAGTTGAGGAACAGGTTTGCAAAGGAAAATTGA
- a CDS encoding PAS domain S-box protein has translation MQAIDEPIQKISNQAKIDTGYDLFFSLNPVPMLIYDTKTLKFLDVNPAAIKMYGYTKDEFLSMSVEDIRPDEDIEKLRKMFKDNNNNTRITGYWRHKRKDGSIFFVEVYSHQIDSGLYKNARVVTAYDVTSKKLAEDNLIKSEQRFRDLAELLPQIIFEIDLSGRLLYCNKIAYDTFQYPYDTDLSTINIFDFVSPSQNHIAQENFSKMVSGGRMMNTEYTLFKKDGSSFTAIVLISPILQNEIPIGFRGTIIDISEMKKVHKELHYSQMKYSSLFENAYSMMMIVDPETQIIIEANKAAADFYGYTLETLKKLHLSDISNRPHEELKSVVKKAMDFEINQFIGQHKLADGSSRFVEVFTSPIVIEGRNFLFSVIHDINERVLAERNIKKLNKAIEQSPVSVVITDRAGNIEYVNPKFSEVTGYTSEEVLGKNPKILKSDEHSDEYYKDLWRTITGGKNWYGEFKNKRKDGSYYWESASISPLFDEQGNVNHFVAIKEDITERKIKEVELRQAKEMAEESNRLKSSFLANMSHELRTPLVGILGYADILANELQENDFKEMADTILQSGQQLVETLNSILDLSRIESNQNHLDIKTCELKSILQETCSLFQSVAKNKNLYIKLNVPDDNIYVDSDNHLLNKIFNNLLNNALKFTSSGGVTISVELEKNNQLAKIDIADTGIGIPEKYYEQIFEPFRQASEGLSRNFGGTGLGLTLTKKFVELINGTLSLSSKVGQGSTFTIKLPLSQQTQQKVFEDEIHINEDSLNLNFKPSMLLVEDDEINAQIVCAYLKPYFNIDHVLDGQRGIEYCKTKDYDVILMDIALKGISGTEAMLEIKKLGRNNSKIPIIAITAFAMLGDRESFLKAGFSHYISKPFTRVKLFEILRQIFVDKSD, from the coding sequence ATGCAAGCAATCGATGAACCAATCCAAAAAATATCAAATCAAGCTAAAATAGATACCGGCTATGATTTATTCTTCAGCTTAAATCCTGTTCCAATGCTTATTTACGACACAAAAACACTAAAATTTTTAGATGTCAATCCAGCAGCAATCAAAATGTATGGATACACAAAAGATGAATTTCTTTCAATGTCAGTCGAAGATATTCGTCCTGATGAGGATATCGAAAAGTTAAGGAAGATGTTCAAGGATAATAATAATAACACCAGAATAACGGGGTACTGGCGACATAAAAGAAAAGATGGTTCGATTTTTTTCGTTGAAGTTTATTCACACCAAATTGACTCTGGTTTATACAAAAATGCGCGTGTGGTTACTGCATATGATGTGACCAGTAAAAAATTAGCAGAAGATAATCTCATTAAAAGTGAGCAGCGGTTCCGCGATCTTGCCGAACTGCTACCACAAATAATTTTTGAAATTGATCTTAGCGGCCGTCTTTTGTATTGCAATAAAATTGCTTATGATACTTTTCAATATCCATATGATACAGATCTAAGCACAATTAATATCTTCGACTTTGTCTCACCTTCACAGAATCATATTGCACAAGAAAACTTTTCTAAAATGGTGTCTGGTGGAAGGATGATGAATACGGAATATACGCTTTTCAAAAAAGATGGATCATCATTCACGGCTATTGTACTGATCTCGCCAATCCTTCAAAACGAGATACCCATCGGTTTCAGAGGAACAATCATAGATATCAGCGAGATGAAGAAAGTTCACAAAGAATTGCATTATAGTCAGATGAAGTACAGCTCTCTTTTTGAAAATGCATATTCAATGATGATGATAGTTGATCCCGAAACACAAATTATAATTGAGGCAAACAAGGCAGCTGCAGATTTTTATGGCTATACGCTGGAAACGCTGAAAAAATTACATTTATCAGATATTTCAAACCGTCCACACGAAGAATTAAAATCAGTAGTCAAGAAAGCAATGGACTTTGAGATAAATCAATTTATCGGCCAGCATAAATTGGCGGATGGAAGTTCTCGGTTTGTCGAAGTATTTACAAGTCCGATAGTGATTGAGGGGAGAAATTTTCTGTTCTCAGTAATACACGATATTAATGAAAGAGTACTTGCTGAAAGAAACATAAAGAAATTAAACAAAGCAATTGAACAAAGTCCTGTTTCGGTTGTAATCACTGATCGCGCCGGTAATATTGAGTACGTAAATCCAAAATTCAGTGAAGTCACCGGTTACACTTCGGAAGAGGTACTCGGGAAAAATCCTAAAATATTAAAATCGGATGAGCATAGCGATGAATATTATAAAGATCTTTGGAGAACAATAACTGGAGGTAAAAATTGGTACGGTGAATTTAAGAATAAAAGAAAAGACGGAAGTTATTACTGGGAATCTGCTTCTATTTCTCCTTTATTCGATGAACAAGGAAATGTCAATCACTTTGTTGCAATTAAAGAAGATATTACAGAAAGAAAAATAAAAGAAGTTGAACTCAGGCAGGCAAAAGAAATGGCTGAAGAATCAAACCGGCTCAAATCAAGTTTTCTTGCTAATATGAGTCACGAACTTCGAACACCGCTTGTTGGGATACTCGGATACGCTGATATCCTCGCAAATGAACTCCAAGAAAATGATTTCAAAGAAATGGCAGATACAATTCTGCAAAGTGGTCAGCAGCTTGTAGAGACACTTAATTCAATACTTGATCTTTCACGAATTGAATCAAATCAAAATCATCTTGATATAAAAACTTGTGAATTAAAATCTATATTACAAGAAACTTGCTCTCTCTTCCAATCGGTTGCCAAGAATAAAAATCTATACATCAAACTGAATGTCCCTGATGATAATATTTATGTAGACTCAGATAATCACTTATTGAATAAAATATTTAATAACCTGCTCAACAATGCACTTAAATTTACATCTTCAGGCGGAGTTACTATAAGTGTTGAATTAGAAAAAAATAATCAATTGGCTAAAATAGATATTGCCGATACCGGAATTGGAATCCCCGAGAAATATTATGAACAAATATTTGAACCTTTCAGACAGGCTAGCGAAGGTCTTTCCAGAAATTTTGGTGGGACAGGACTAGGATTAACATTAACTAAAAAATTTGTCGAGCTAATCAATGGAACGCTTTCATTAAGCAGTAAAGTTGGTCAGGGATCTACATTTACAATAAAGCTTCCCCTATCACAACAAACACAACAAAAAGTTTTTGAAGATGAGATTCATATCAATGAAGACAGTTTAAACTTAAATTTTAAACCTTCTATGCTTCTGGTTGAGGATGATGAAATTAATGCACAGATAGTTTGTGCTTATTTAAAACCATACTTTAATATTGATCATGTCCTAGATGGTCAAAGAGGAATTGAATATTGTAAAACTAAAGATTATGATGTCATCCTGATGGACATAGCATTGAAAGGAATTAGCGGAACAGAAGCCATGCTAGAAATTAAAAAACTCGGCAGAAATAATTCTAAAATTCCAATCATCGCAATCACAGCATTTGCAATGCTCGGTGATAGAGAATCATTTCTAAAGGCAGGATTCTCACATTATATTTCCAAACCATTTACACGCGTAAAACTTTTTGAAATTCTCCGTCAGATTTTTGTAGATAAATCCGATTAA
- a CDS encoding EamA family transporter — protein MKNLILYIIPAFIWGSTWLAITFQLGVVDPLVSVFYRFLLAAIILFVYCSMIKLNLKYNAKQHLFMALQGVFLFGINYWLVYLAEVHLESGLVAVIFTTIIFLNIFNGFVFLKSKIRLNVLGSALIGFTGIILVFKDELLGFNFSSDKSLGLLLSFLSVIAASLGNIISAYNQRNKLPVVQTNAYGMFYGALLMLLLVFITNTPLSFDASFKYISSLIYLAVFGSIIAFYSYLTLLGKIGADRAAYVTLVFPIIALLLSTFFEDYTWTLFALLGVALITFGNFLMLKKAH, from the coding sequence ATGAAAAATTTAATTCTGTATATCATCCCTGCATTTATCTGGGGCTCAACCTGGCTTGCAATAACTTTTCAGCTTGGTGTTGTTGATCCGTTAGTTTCGGTCTTTTACCGTTTTTTACTCGCTGCAATAATTCTTTTTGTTTACTGCAGTATGATTAAATTGAATTTAAAGTATAATGCAAAGCAGCATTTGTTTATGGCACTTCAGGGAGTATTTCTATTTGGAATAAACTACTGGCTGGTTTACCTCGCAGAGGTTCATCTTGAAAGCGGACTTGTTGCGGTTATATTCACAACAATTATTTTCTTAAATATTTTCAATGGTTTCGTATTTCTAAAATCTAAAATTCGCTTGAATGTTTTGGGCAGTGCTCTAATTGGCTTTACCGGGATTATTTTGGTTTTTAAGGATGAACTTTTAGGTTTTAATTTCTCCAGCGATAAATCATTAGGGCTGTTACTTTCTTTCCTAAGTGTTATAGCTGCTTCACTCGGAAATATAATTTCAGCATATAACCAAAGAAATAAATTACCTGTTGTGCAGACAAATGCTTATGGAATGTTTTATGGAGCCTTGTTAATGCTTCTCCTGGTTTTTATTACTAATACACCTTTAAGTTTTGATGCATCATTTAAGTATATCAGCTCATTAATTTATCTGGCAGTATTCGGTTCTATAATTGCTTTCTATAGCTACTTAACTTTGCTTGGTAAAATCGGAGCGGACAGAGCTGCTTACGTAACATTAGTCTTTCCAATCATCGCTCTTTTGCTTTCAACATTTTTTGAAGATTACACCTGGACTTTGTTCGCATTGCTTGGTGTTGCCTTAATAACGTTTGGTAATTTTCTAATGCTGAAGAAAGCACACTAA
- the ispD gene encoding 2-C-methyl-D-erythritol 4-phosphate cytidylyltransferase: MKTYAIIPAGGKGKRSGTETPKQYLKFHGKELIAYTLEVFQKSNLVDEIIISAEQPYFTLLNKIIKDYNLTKISQLVEGGEERQDSVYNALKAIKADDDALIAVHDAARPLLPDNILTNAIKTAKDKGNALVCLKARDTLLKGDQFVKEYVDRTEMYYVQTPQIFKYGDLIKAMKKAYEKNFIGTDESMLVKELGIDINIVEGSMLNFKVTTATDIEMFEKLTTHNQ; this comes from the coding sequence ATGAAAACTTATGCAATAATTCCTGCTGGCGGAAAGGGTAAGCGAAGCGGAACAGAAACTCCGAAGCAGTACCTCAAATTCCACGGAAAGGAATTGATTGCATATACTCTTGAAGTTTTCCAGAAAAGTAATCTTGTTGATGAAATAATTATATCTGCAGAACAGCCGTACTTTACACTTCTGAATAAAATTATAAAGGATTATAATCTCACGAAAATTTCACAACTGGTTGAAGGCGGAGAAGAAAGACAGGATTCAGTTTACAATGCACTGAAAGCAATTAAAGCAGATGATGATGCTCTAATTGCCGTACACGATGCTGCGCGACCTTTACTTCCCGATAATATTCTAACCAATGCGATAAAAACTGCAAAAGATAAGGGAAATGCGCTTGTCTGCCTGAAAGCAAGAGATACTTTGCTTAAAGGTGATCAGTTCGTAAAAGAGTATGTTGACAGAACAGAAATGTATTACGTGCAGACACCGCAGATTTTTAAGTACGGGGATTTAATTAAAGCAATGAAAAAAGCATACGAAAAGAATTTTATTGGAACCGATGAATCAATGCTTGTAAAAGAACTTGGCATTGATATCAATATTGTTGAAGGCTCAATGCTCAACTTTAAAGTTACAACAGCGACAGATATTGAGATGTTTGAGAAACTGACAACTCATAATCAATAA
- the queA gene encoding tRNA preQ1(34) S-adenosylmethionine ribosyltransferase-isomerase QueA, giving the protein MKLSDFSYVLPKTSIAKYPVSPRDKSKLLVVNRETQELESKRFTSVVDYMSKGDVLVVNETRVFQARLYGKKEKTNAKIEVFLLRELNSEEAIWDVIVDPARKVRIGNKIYFNDKLWCEVIDNTTSRGRTIRFNQAGNIFKAVEKIGLTPLPPYIKREAEPSDKEDYQTIFARVDGAVAAPTAGLHFTKQLLQKAHKKGVIIVPVVLHIGLGTFRPVEVEDLTKHKMDSEFFEIPAKSAEVINHAMHQKHNIFVVGTSTCRALETSTTADGFVKPNRGWTDKFIFPPYEFKITNKLITNFHVPESTLLMLVCALAGTDLTMKAYKKALKEKYRFLSYGDAMLIL; this is encoded by the coding sequence ATGAAGTTATCAGATTTCAGTTATGTTCTACCCAAAACCTCAATTGCTAAATATCCTGTTTCACCAAGAGATAAGTCAAAACTTCTTGTGGTTAACAGAGAAACGCAGGAGTTAGAGTCAAAACGGTTTACAAGTGTTGTTGACTATATGTCTAAAGGTGACGTACTCGTTGTAAATGAAACACGGGTTTTCCAGGCAAGGTTGTATGGAAAGAAAGAAAAAACCAACGCAAAGATTGAAGTGTTTCTTTTAAGAGAGCTTAATTCCGAAGAAGCGATCTGGGATGTGATTGTTGATCCGGCAAGAAAAGTGAGAATCGGAAACAAAATTTATTTCAATGATAAGCTCTGGTGTGAAGTAATTGATAATACAACATCACGAGGACGAACGATCAGGTTCAACCAGGCAGGAAATATTTTTAAAGCTGTGGAAAAAATTGGACTCACTCCGCTTCCGCCTTACATTAAAAGAGAAGCGGAACCATCTGACAAAGAAGATTACCAGACAATATTTGCAAGAGTTGATGGTGCTGTTGCTGCTCCTACCGCAGGACTTCATTTTACAAAACAGCTTTTGCAAAAAGCTCATAAAAAAGGAGTGATAATTGTTCCTGTAGTCCTTCATATTGGATTGGGAACTTTCCGGCCGGTTGAAGTTGAAGATTTGACAAAACATAAAATGGATTCCGAGTTCTTTGAAATTCCTGCAAAGTCAGCTGAAGTTATTAATCACGCAATGCATCAAAAGCATAATATTTTCGTTGTTGGAACAAGCACCTGTCGTGCACTTGAAACAAGTACAACTGCAGATGGATTTGTAAAGCCAAACCGCGGCTGGACAGACAAATTTATTTTTCCTCCGTATGAGTTTAAAATTACAAACAAACTAATTACAAACTTTCACGTTCCGGAATCAACACTATTAATGCTTGTTTGTGCACTTGCAGGAACTGATTTGACTATGAAAGCTTATAAAAAAGCTCTTAAAGAAAAATATCGCTTCCTCAGTTACGGCGATGCAATGCTTATACTGTAA